In the Nerophis lumbriciformis linkage group LG18, RoL_Nlum_v2.1, whole genome shotgun sequence genome, CCACGTGGAACCAGATCCTGGACCCCTGGGTCTACATACTTCTTAGGAAAGCAGTGCTGAGGAAACTCTACCTGATGTTACAAAGATGCTGCAGGTCCAAGGCCCTCCAGGAACCGGTGCAGTGGCAGCACAGCTTCCTTCAAAACTCCGCGTCGAGCAGCTGCAGATTCGGCCCACGTGAATGCCGTTGCTTTGATGGACTGTTTGTGCAAAACACTCGAATCACTCTGTCTGCTGACTCGAACACTCAAGTGTTCCACGTGGTCATATCTGTATGGAAGAAATGCTGAAAGAAAAGGGAAATATGGTCAATATTGTCAAGGATGTGTAATTATATTTGCAAAATGATCTACTCAGTTCTTAAACTATATGTCTTATGTACAGTGTATTATATAACTAATGTTCAGCCCTTTAACATAATCACACCATTACGATACGTTTATTTACCTAAATGTGCTGTATAGGTTATTATTACTGTGTGATTTTCACGTTCCCTTGATATTTATGTCGTGTTGTCAAAGTGTTATCATTTTGAATACAAATTACAGACAAGCAGTGCCTCTCTGCGGATAAGTTTAGTTTGCTTACGAAATATATaatcattatttgttttaatgacaCCTTTTCCTATCCGACTATATTAAAGCAACAATCATTTTCACGACTGTGTGTTCCTATGaatgaataaaacattaatattacaatgtgacttgttttttttaagtttagagTGTGATGCAAATTTTATTtttactcgcatacaaaacattctaatttggattgtttccctggcttcgagactctaccgaaggacagtgcggcaaagacacaaaaaactcccttcttgtctctcatggtcacacacctgttgttgactttggactgacaagCGGCTGCAacaacaccaaggccgcggaacagacacacgcggcaggcttacacacacgcatccacaaaaaatatacaccacacacaaataccccaccccccatccaacgcccttgacgcaaatcccttaggggtgatggacggctgggcagcgcctgaagagctgcagccctgccaccgtagccccctCACCCtctcctctgttgcaagtcttgagttgtatgttgtaatatgtatatgtgctttgctatggagttttttccCCGCTCCAGACTGggtccccttaggagcccagtctagattgtatttttttactcatccaccccaacgttgacctttttcccatcttttatggGGTGCCTTGCGGCGACCCATctgtgttcctgttctgtaaccctgtacactgtttgtttgtctaatcttgaacagatttgtgctgaaaacaaagttttgttgcacTTGTGCAattacaataaagacctacccagCTATTTGTTTTGTTAATTTACTGCACACTACTATGaactgaatatatacatatataaacattgtttgtgtgtgtgtgtgtgtgtgtgtgtgtgtgtgtgtgtgtgtgtgtgtgtgtgtgtgtgtgtgtgtgtgtgtgtgtgtgtgtgtgtgtgtgttatacatGTAAATTAGAAACGGGATTGAATAATTTCAAGTGCAATTGTAAATTATGATGAAACAATGACAAGTGGCTGATTAATAACTATTAcaataatatgtatattttttaaacattatttgtgttttgcattcaaatataaacaaaatcaaaatgtacattaaaattaaaattaaaactttACCAGGGCataaaccgggggtcagcaacccgcggctttcGAGCTgcacgcggctctttagtgccgccttagtggctccttggagcattttttaaaaaggattgaaaatggaaaaagatggggagaatagtttttttgttttagtatgttttttgtttgaggacaaacatgacacaaaccttcccaattgttagaaagcccactgtttaatatgtttgtgtgtatgcttcattgATGAGAGAATTTGATGAacatcattttgtcctactaatttcggcggttcttgaacccacCCTAGTGTGGaccgtgacgcaacagtttgtttacatgtaaaatcttccactccttccttgtctcattttgtccaccaaaagttttatgctgtgcgtgaatgcacaaaggtgcgctttgttgatgttattgacttgttggagtgctaatcaggcatatttggttatgcatgactgcgagctaatcaatgctagcatgctatttaggctagctgtgtgtacatcattatgccttatttgtaggtatatttgagctcatttaatattctttactttcatcctctttgtatataatttagttttgcatgtctaatgacacattatctgtatgtaatattggctgcatttatgatagttgtttgtgtgccatgttgttccagaccacagcaaaaatTACCGAGCTTGCCAGagattgtaatacatctattaaaagaagacagcctgccgtttcctttaacttggacacacacatctatacttttgaccATTAAtaaacagtcatttccaggagttatctcaccttctgaggagcctctgatttactaatgttgtacaaatttctgtcaacaaagatttgttcagcctgcgacacatggtcattttgatagtaggctattatatagACACTTCAGtatcccccgcgacctcgaacgggacaagcggtagaaaaatggatggatggatggatggatagacacttACTtacactttaccatgaattgatttacgtgggggcagcatggtggaagaggggttagtgcatctgcctcacaatacgaaggtcctgagtagtcgtgagttcaatcccggcctcgggatctttctgtgtggagtttgcatgttctccccgtgactgcgtgggttccctccgggtactccggcttcctcccacctccaaagacatgcacctggggataggttgattggcaacactaaattggccctagtgtgtgaatgtgagtgtgaatgttgtctgtctatctgtgttggccctgtgatgaggtggcgacttgtccagggtgtaccccgccttccgcctgattgtagctgagataggctccagcgccccccgcgaccccaaaagggaacaagcggtagaaaaatggatggatggatgatttacgtggaccccgacttaaaaaaaacaagttggaaaaacttattcgagtgttaacatttagtggtcaagtgtacggaatatgtactgtactgtgaaatctactaataaaagtttcaatcaatcaatcaatcaaaaacgtcatgtgttgccttcattgtaagacttgaattgattaacatgggccccgacttaaacaagttgaaaaacttattcgggtgttaccatttagtggtcaattgtacggaatatgtactgtactgtgctatctactaataaaagtttcaatcaataaatcaaaacttacatacggtttttcattttttgcggctccagacagattatttgtttttgtatttttggttcaatatggctctttcaacgttttgggtagcCAACCTCTGGCATAAACTAATATTTAGTTGCCCCCAGAAAAACAAGAAATCAGTCAAATTATAATTTTAACTTCCATTGTCTGTCGCTGGTGTTTGTTGACGTAATACCCAAACTATCCTATAGGTGGCAGCACAACTTGCTAACACAAAAAACGAGGAAGAAAACAAACCCATGCACATTTGTGACTAAAACGCTCTTCTTCAAAATCCCAATCTTTTAACCTTGTACGTTTCCCTGGACACTGGAACAGGTTTTGGAATAATACATTGGAATGTTCGTGTACTAGTCGGGTGTCGTTTACGGAGTGTTTGTGTACctcttgtgttgtttttgtcacGCGAGGTGTAGGCAGctaacagctagcgcttcatgctatgtgtgtgtgtgtgtgtgtgtgtgtgtgtgctcgtggaaaataatctttacatttAACATTAACAGAGCTTGTATTCGTCGTTCAGCCTAAACTAATTCTTTGTATCTCATAGGTGAAAAGATGAATCAGGAGAAATTGGCCAAACTTCAAGCCCAAGTGCGGATAGGAGGAAAGGTAAATACAGACCCGGAAGTGCTTTGTTTTGATGGTACGTAAGATAACAATACACGTTGACGCAGACATGCTTTGCTAATGGTGCGTTTAAGGCATCTGAGCAGTCAGAAATGTAAAGATTTCCTAAAAAGGCAACGTTCATTGGAAGGCCAAAGTCTGGATTTATACTCCATAATAAACAGACATGACGTCATATCAATGGCAGCGCCTTTGCCGTGAATTAGAAGATTATTTAACCTATGTGTATTTATCATCTATATCTGTTAAAGTGCAACAATTCCTGCCCTCCAAGCAGTCTTAAACGCACCTTAAGTCATTACAGATGCTCATAAATAGACTATTTTATCATAGTTTCCTACATTTTTGCACACAAAAGAAATGTGTGATCTGCTATGGTTTGCATTTTTATTTAGGATAGTCATATATTTGCTGTGGTTTCAGGGTTCTGCACGCAGAAAGAAGAAGGTGGTTCACAGGACCGCAACGTCAGATGACAAAAAGCTTCAAAGTTCGCTAAAGAAGTTGGCGGTCAACAACATTGCCGGGATTGAGGAGGTACACGTAttatccggactataaggcgcactcaaaatccttttttttcttctttaaactggacagtgcgccttataacccggtgcgcctataaatgataagtgtgaccagtagatggcagttaaacataagagatacgtgtagactgcaatataatggcagtcacacacaagagatacgtgtagactcaggtaaacaacaccaacattttatatcaatcaatcaatcaatgtttatttatatagccctaaatcacaagtgtctcaaagggctgcacaagccacaacgacatcctctgttcagatcccacatcggggcaaggaaaaactcaaccaaaTGGGTTGATTTTcaatattccattgaaaatatagaacattacacacggcgctcaaaaatctatcaaaatgttttagtatgactttggtaagctatgaagccgcaccgcttgatggattgtactgtgcttcaacatacgagtattattatggtgtgtgtgtgtgtaaggtaagacatattatctggcggttTTTTTTCGCAACATTATGCATAAGaaccttttcttaccttctggtacctgctgatctgtatttgggatctgcataagtcctgaaaaattgcgcgcatccgcctttgtagtccgtgatgacaccgtagtcgataagcttcttctttttctctatcttcttgttatggggcattcatcctccgctgttgccatttctatgaTTAAAGTTGTgttaagttcttacttatatctgtcagtaaactcgccatgaaagcattaAAACATACCGGTCTGGTGAGTTaacattatccacccaaggaactttagttattagagagttccggcgaacagtttttcacgggactcatttccggcgttgttattgcacttgtgagccacggatgaggagatgctgctccggtattgattgaagtaaagtctgaatgtcattaagacagttagctccatcttttgacacttcttccactcccgttcttccacgctacaccgctacaacaaagatgacggggagaagacgctgtcgaaggtgagccacgtaaataagaccacaaaacagcgcatcctgactTTGACTGTCggtaagcggcttgaagatgatctgtaaaacatcatctatgcaaaattttgaccaaagaaccaccattacaggtaatgtagaccacaaggaagtgttttaaatttagaaaaaaataataataatatgactcctttaatgcgccctataatccggtgcgcttgatatatgaaaaaagatagaaaatagaccattcatcggcagtgtgcctaataatccggtgcgccctatggtccagaaaatacggtaattggttgtGTGTGTCGGCTGCAGAACGTAACAGAGCTCAAAACGGTACATGATTTTGCAGCGCATTACGGGGCTGCGGTTGCCATTTCTGTTGGCGAAAGTTTTTGTTTACAAGTATGTACTGTTTCCGCGGTACAGATAGAGAGGGAGCAATAAATTGAATGAAAAGGGATGGTacggaagaaaaaaataaaaggacCGTACTGAGACAAACTGGACCCTCCCTAATCCAAAGGCTCACTACCTCGCAAAAATAAGTACATTTGGTGGATTTAATCCATATGAGCACATCCAATGGACAATATATTTTAAttcattaaaggggctgtttacaACATTTACATAGATGTCAAGAGTGCGCTAACTTTCCAAGGTTATATCCCACCGTCTAATGGCTTCTGGGACGCAATAACATAACTACGTACGTACTTAACACATGCACGCGCTTTAGTTTTGGGTGTTGATAGCTAATGATAGCGACTTAGATAGTTagcattagctgtcattgaatgtacagtacaggccaaaagtttggacacaccttctcctcattcaatgggttttctttattttcatgactatttacattgtagattgtctctGAATGcataaaaactatgaatgaacacatgtggagttatgtacttaacaaaaaaaggtgaaataactgaaaacatgttttatattgtagtttcttcaaaatagccaccatttgttctgattactgccaaatattttttaaaggggaacattatcacaatttcagaagggttaaaaccattaaaaatcagtttccagtggcttattttattttttgaagtttttttcaaaattttacccatcacgcaatatccctaaaaaaagcttcaaagtgcctgattttaaccatcgttatatacacccgtccattttcctgtgacgtcacatagtgatgccgatacaaacaaacatggcggatagaacatcaaggtatagcgacattagctcggattcagactcgtatttcagcggcttaagcgattcaacagattacgtatgtattgaaacggatggttgtagtgtggaggcaggtagcgaaaacgaaattgaagaagaaactgaagctattgagccatatcggtttgaaccgtatgcaagcgaaaccaacgaaaacgacacgacagccagcgacacgggagaaagcgaggacaaattcggcgatcgctttctagccaacgattggtatgtgtttgtttggcattaaaggaaactaacaactatgaactaggtttacagcatatgaaatacatttggcaaaaacatgcactttgagagtgcagacagcccagttttcatcaattaatatattctgtagacataccctcatccgctcgcagatttctttgactttatcgttggaaatgcatctgctttgagtgtcgcaggatatccacacattcttgccatctctgtcgtagcatagctttcgtcggtaaagtgtgcggaacaaacgtccaaattcttgccactttcgcatctttgggccactggtgcaacttgaatccgtccctgttcgtgttgttacaccctccgacaacacaccgacgaggcatgatgtctccaaggtacggaaaacagtcgaaaaaacggaaaataacagagctgatttgacttggtgtttgtaatgtgtttgagaaaatggcggattgcttcccgatgtgacgtcatcgcttcgagagcgaataatagaaaggcgtttaattcgccaaaattcacccatttagagttcggaaatcggttaaaaaaaatatggtcttttttctgcaacatcaaggtatatattgacgcttacatgcgtctggtgataatgttcccctttaaggtaaattattgcatattgttctaatgtgtggcaccttgtaacaaaaatatgttgattgacagtcaagaagtaacatgtcttctttgcagctttatgcatttttatgtataagatataaaaatcgcaaatcaATTTCCAAAAGAAAAATCGCAATTagattttttctcaaaatcgtgcagccctattcTGTAGTGTAAATTGATGCTGTGACACTTCCTCTTTCTCAGGTCAACATGATTAAGGACGATGGGACGGTGATCCACTTCAACAACCCCAAAGTTCAAGCCTCCTTGTCGGCCAACACATTTTCCGTCACGGGTCACGCCGAGACCAAGCAGCTGACGGAGATGCTGCCCGGCATCCTCAGCCAGCTGGGGACCGACAGCCTCAGCAGCCTGCGCAAACTGGCCGAGCAGTTCCCACGGCATGGTGTGTACAAGACAAGGAGTTACGTCAGCATTATTCACAGTCCCCGAGAGTTTCAGGCGCACTCACATACTGTCCTGGGCCGTTCCATGCTTTGACCCGTTCAATAGTTAACAGTAAGGTTGTacaggtataccggtattggtatagtaccacaatattaatgactcatattcggtactataccacctctaaaaagtaccggtcccccacccctcTCCCcctccgtcgtcgtcacgtcgtggcattgctggtttacgagcagacgagcatgttcggcagcgcacaatcacggagtaccggTACTTAAAAgcggacacagtgtgtagacagaaaagggagaacggacgcattttggcttaaaactaaagataaaggtgaagttataacactgaaacgccctcaggaagaggtgctttaagacatggctagctagctagcagctaaagtccagccccagtcggcagtgttttagctacttctaaatcactaatcctcgcttccatggcgacaaataaagtaagtttcttacaagtatcatccctgcaggacgaggaatagctaaacatccttcactacacaccgtagctcaccggcgtcaaaatgtaaacaaacgccatgggtggggctacacctaacatccactgtaatgataccaagtacaggagcgtatcttgtcgatactactatgattacatcgatattttttagcatcacaaaatcttttttcttttttttaaatgtatattatgtttataaactcaggaaatatgtccctagactcatgaggactttgaatatgaccaatgtatgatcctgtaatgacttggtattggatcgatacctaaatttgtggtatcatccaaaactaatgtaaagtatccaaacagaggaataagtgattattacattttaacagaagtgtagatagaacatgttaacagagaaagtaagcagattttaacagtaaatgaacaaatttctaccacttgtccttaataattttgtcaaaataataaaatggaaaatgacaccatatgttactgcatacgtcagcagacaaattagaagcctttgtttgcttacttaatactaaaagacaagttgtcttgtatgttcactattttatttaaggacataattgttcttcgattgcaataagaaacatgtttatgtaccctaagatttttagttaaaataaagccattaatgcctttttgtggtctccttttatttagaaaagtataaaagtaccgaaaagtactgaagtacattttggtaacggtaccaaaatattggtatcgggacaacaccagtTTACAGTCAGGTAATCAACTGAGAGGCCAGACCAGGTGGGCAAATGTCACAGACTTTTGACTGATGCCTTTGCACTcagcccttaaaaacagcagagtgctcctgtcacataggaGATATTTGAATGTGTCTTTTCTTTTTTCCAGTTCTTGACAACAAAGCTCCAAAAGCAGAGGAcatagaggaagaggatgatgacGTTCCAGGTATGGACTTTTTAACATGCGAACGCATTATTCAGCGTTGAAGGGATCTAAACATATTTGAAGATGTAGCCTGTTCAATGTTGTTTTCTGTATAAAAAAGATACAATTGTGTTGTTGCCGTACAGATTTGGTGGAGAACTTTGACGAAGCATCAAAGAATGAAGCAATCTGACGCACGTGACTGCATTGAAACCAGAAATTTCGCCCAGGACATATCAGACTGGACCTCCACAGACATGCACACACACCAGAGACTTTTCTTTTACCAGACGGTCCACAGTTAAAATATGAATTTCTTAAAAATGAGCGGTTGAGCCAATTTGCTAGTCATTTATTGTAGctgtcatattgtttttgtttataaACCCAATTAAAAAAGGCCGTTTTTAATTAGATCCTGCGTGCTATGCTCATTATTGACCAACCAAAAGTGTCCATCTAAGCCTGCTGATTTGGCCACAACAATAGGGACAGCCACACAATCTAATGAGAGGAAACCAATgaacaacatacactatattgccaaatttatttggccacccatccaaatgatcagaatcaggtgtcctaatcacttggcccggccacaggtgtataaaatcaggcacttaagcatggagactgttcctacaaacatttgtgaaggaatgggccgctctcaggagcgcagtgatttccagcgtggaactgtcataggatgccacctgtgcaacaaatctagtcgtgaaatttcctcgctcctaaatattctaaaatcaactgtcggctttgttataagaaaatggaagagtttgggaacagcagcaactcagccacaagaggtcagcggatgctggagcgcatagtgcaaagaggtcgtcgactttctgcacagtcagttgctacagagctccaaacttcatgtgaccttccaattagcccacgtacagtacgcagagagcttcatggaatgggtttccatggccgagcagctgcatctaagccatacatcaccaagtccaatgcaaagcgtgctgtgcagtggtgtaaagcacgtcgccactggactctagagcagtggagatgccttcactccttctctggagtgatgaatcacgcttttccatctggcaatctgatggacgagtctgggtttggaggttgccaggagaacggtacatttcagactgcattgtgctgagtgtgaaatttggtggaggaggaaatgtggcgtggggttgtttttcaggagttggacttggccccttagttccagtgaaaggaacttcaaATGCTCCAGGAAACCAAAACATGTCGGACAATTCCATGTTCCcaaacttgtgggaacagtttggagcgggccccttcctcttccaacatgactgtgcaccagtgcaccaagcaaggtccataaagacatggatgacagagtctggtgtggatgaacttgactggcctgcatagagtcctgacctgaacccgacagaacacctttgggatgaattagaacggagactgagaggcaggccttctcgaccaacatcagtgtgtgacctcaccagttCGCTTTTGGAAGgacggtggaaaattcctatgaacacactccttgtggacagccttcccagaagagttgaagctgtaatagctgcaaaaggtttgaccgacatcatattgaaccctatgggttaggaatgggatggcacttccaagttcatatgtgagtcaaggcaggtggccaaatacttttggcaatatagtgtatgtcaatGCATGTTAAACTATTCTCAGTAGATATCCAATTTTTTGTAATGCCATGATTAATTACCAGAAACCACATTGCATTTTTGGATGGTGATTTATATTAACCCATCCAGGGGCAATCTGCCATGATGCAGTGCAGTTCCACACCACTGCAAACTTTGTCCTGACTCTCTCTGATTGTGCGCCTGTGCCTAATGAGGTGGCCGCTGACTGACCGCATAGCTTGCTCAATACATGTGACGTCATAACATCTCTGCACTTGCAGCAATGGGCACATTTCTGCACGCCTCTTGAGTTTCCTCCACGAGCTGCAGAGAACGAAGGGAGGAGGGGGGTCTCTCCGTGGGGGGTAAAGAGGCAAACACAGCCCCCACCACCTCCCTCGTCCTCATCATCCTCATCCCTATATACCCACCCTCTCCACGCCATCCTTTTTTTTGCCGCCGCCTGTGATGTAAGTGGAGGGGAaaatgttgaagttgttctcGGCGCGGGACGACGACAACGAGAGCCTCCTGGGGGCCGTCACGGAAGGTAGACTCCATTCTGATCACGCCGTTTCGCGCCTCGCGTGTTTGTGTCTGGAAAAGCGCTGATGCAGCGTTTGTCCACGCGTGTGCACGCAGCGCGCGCGTCCGCTCTGCGGTTGACtcatgcaaaatgaatgaatgggtgcaaaacaaatacaaaaaaaacaaaacaagtagaGAGCGTGGATCGAGATAATGAAAGAGGATGACGGGTCTGCCGGAGTGTCGCATTGGCGAGCGTGGATTTTAACACGAGAGCACGTGCTCGATGCGTCACAGTCAAACCTGCAGTAcgtaacacttttttaaattattactattactaaaaTATAGCAAAAATAAGGCGTGGACGTGACATTAAAACGTGTACTTTGTTCCACTCAGAATTGTGCATTAGGCAATTTTGCAGTCATGGAGACTATTGACTCTGCAGTGGGGGTATTAAGTTTTAAAGAGCCCCTGTTTCACAATTTGCCACCCATTTTTAAATAAGTCTCAGAGCTCCCACAATAGTATTGGAAATGTATTATCCAACATTTTGCCTTCAGTTCATGCTGAAATTTAGAGAGTATACAAGTGCTTGTCTgccttgtgtgtctgtagcttttatTCTAATGAGTTAGTTGTGTGTGGCTTTATCAactttatatcaggggtgtcaaactcattttagatggggggccacatggagaaaaatctactcccaattgggccggactggtaaaatcacggcacgataacttaaaaataaagacaacttcagattgttttctttgtttaaaaatagaacaagcacattctgaaattgtacaaatcataatgttggagTTTTTTTATGCTTACATTTTAGTATTCTAccttttatttgtcgttatttatactttccgaATAAGttatgtgataatattcatcagtcaactcattagtgttaattttccagctatcaagataaaaaaaaaaaaaaatcgaattacacgatgttatttatgtagtt is a window encoding:
- the btf3l4 gene encoding transcription factor BTF3 homolog 4, which codes for MNQEKLAKLQAQVRIGGKGSARRKKKVVHRTATSDDKKLQSSLKKLAVNNIAGIEEVNMIKDDGTVIHFNNPKVQASLSANTFSVTGHAETKQLTEMLPGILSQLGTDSLSSLRKLAEQFPRHVLDNKAPKAEDIEEEDDDVPDLVENFDEASKNEAI